A single window of Leptolyngbya ohadii IS1 DNA harbors:
- a CDS encoding DnaJ C-terminal domain-containing protein, giving the protein MAATDFKDYYAVLGVNKTASADEIKQAFRRLARKYHPDVNPGDKSAEAKFKEVNEAYEVLSDTEKRRKYDQFGQYWNKVGTGGAAGSPNVDFGGFDFSQYGNFDEFINDLLGKFGGAGGAPGGRRTYTYRTSPGSSGYGGYGDYGDFSTSANVPTDLEATLTLSLSEAYHGVQKSLRVGNEDIKVRIPAGAKPGSRMTIRGKGQVNPYNQQRGNLYLTVQVQPHPFFKFEGDNLTCEVPIAPDEAVLGASIEVPTPDGNVTINIPAGIRSGQTLRLRGKGWQNPKGERGDQMVRVIIVPPTNLSPVEQQAYETLRDNRSTDPRSQLKQIKL; this is encoded by the coding sequence ATGGCAGCAACCGACTTTAAAGACTATTACGCTGTCCTGGGAGTCAACAAAACTGCCAGCGCAGATGAGATTAAGCAGGCATTTCGCCGACTGGCGCGAAAATATCACCCCGACGTAAATCCGGGGGACAAGTCAGCGGAGGCAAAGTTCAAAGAAGTCAACGAAGCCTACGAAGTGCTGTCCGACACCGAGAAGCGACGCAAATACGACCAGTTTGGACAATACTGGAACAAGGTTGGCACAGGAGGCGCGGCGGGTAGTCCCAACGTTGATTTTGGCGGCTTCGACTTCAGTCAATACGGCAACTTCGACGAGTTTATTAACGACCTGCTCGGCAAGTTTGGCGGTGCTGGAGGCGCACCAGGCGGTCGCCGCACCTACACCTATCGCACCAGTCCCGGCAGTTCTGGCTACGGCGGCTATGGCGACTACGGCGATTTTTCCACTTCTGCCAACGTTCCCACCGACCTGGAAGCGACCCTGACCCTCTCCCTCTCGGAGGCATACCACGGCGTTCAGAAAAGCCTGCGCGTTGGCAATGAAGATATCAAGGTAAGGATTCCCGCCGGAGCGAAACCCGGTAGCCGGATGACGATTCGCGGCAAGGGACAGGTGAATCCCTACAACCAGCAGCGGGGTAATCTCTACCTCACCGTGCAGGTACAGCCCCACCCCTTCTTTAAATTTGAGGGCGACAACTTAACCTGCGAAGTGCCGATCGCCCCCGATGAGGCGGTTCTGGGTGCGTCGATCGAAGTGCCGACCCCCGATGGCAATGTCACCATAAATATTCCCGCCGGAATTCGATCGGGTCAAACTTTGCGGCTGCGCGGTAAAGGCTGGCAGAATCCTAAGGGCGAGCGGGGCGACCAGATGGTGCGCGTGATCATTGTGCCTCCCACGAACCTCAGCCCCGTTGAACAGCAAGCGTATGAAACCCTGCGCGACAACCGCAGTACCGATCCGCGCAGCCAGCTCAAGCAAATCAAGCTCTAG
- a CDS encoding glucose-1-phosphate adenylyltransferase encodes MKNVLAIILGGGAGTRLYPLTKLRAKPAVPLAGKYRLIDIPVSNCINSEIYKIYVLTQFNSASLNRHISRTYNTNGFQESFVEVLAAQQTPENPNWFQGTADAVRQYIWLFQEWDVDEYLILSGDHLYRMDYADFVRRHRETNADITISVLPMDEKRASDFGLIKINEQGQILSFSEKPKGDALKQAMVDTTILGLTPEEAKEQPFIASMGIYVFKRQVLVDLLNQFPSQTDFGKEIIPAAAKTHNIQAYLFKGYWEDIGTIEAFYDANLALTRQPTPPFSFYDEKAPIYTRGRSLPPTKMLDCQITESMIGEGCILKQCQIHHSVLGIRSRVEAGAVIQDSLIMGSDFYQPFAERQTDCDRGEVPLGIGANSTVRRAIIDKNARIGCDVQIINKDRVEEAMREDLGFYIRNGIVVVFKNAVIPDNTVI; translated from the coding sequence GTGAAAAACGTTTTAGCAATTATTCTTGGTGGGGGTGCTGGCACCCGTCTCTACCCGTTAACTAAACTGCGGGCAAAACCAGCCGTGCCGCTGGCGGGCAAATATCGACTGATCGATATTCCGGTGAGCAACTGCATCAACTCAGAAATTTACAAAATCTATGTGTTGACCCAGTTCAACTCGGCTTCGCTGAATCGCCACATTTCGCGAACCTACAATACCAACGGCTTCCAGGAAAGCTTCGTCGAAGTTCTGGCAGCACAGCAGACGCCAGAGAATCCCAACTGGTTCCAGGGAACTGCTGACGCCGTGCGTCAATACATCTGGCTGTTCCAGGAATGGGATGTAGACGAGTATCTGATTCTGTCGGGCGATCATCTTTACCGGATGGACTACGCCGATTTTGTGCGCCGCCACCGGGAAACCAACGCGGATATCACCATTTCCGTGCTGCCAATGGATGAAAAGCGAGCCTCGGATTTCGGTTTAATCAAAATTAATGAGCAGGGACAGATTCTATCCTTTAGCGAGAAGCCCAAGGGGGATGCCCTGAAGCAGGCAATGGTGGACACAACCATCCTGGGATTGACGCCGGAAGAGGCAAAGGAACAGCCCTTTATCGCGTCGATGGGAATCTATGTCTTCAAGCGGCAGGTGCTCGTGGATCTGCTGAATCAGTTCCCTTCCCAGACCGATTTTGGTAAGGAAATCATCCCGGCGGCGGCAAAAACCCACAACATCCAGGCATATCTGTTTAAGGGCTACTGGGAGGACATCGGAACGATCGAAGCTTTCTACGATGCCAACCTGGCACTTACCCGTCAGCCCACGCCGCCCTTTAGCTTCTACGACGAGAAAGCCCCGATCTATACCAGAGGTCGATCGCTTCCGCCCACAAAGATGCTGGACTGCCAGATCACCGAATCGATGATTGGCGAAGGCTGTATCCTCAAGCAGTGCCAGATTCACCACTCCGTTCTGGGGATTCGGAGCCGCGTTGAGGCAGGCGCAGTGATTCAAGATTCGCTGATTATGGGATCGGACTTCTACCAGCCCTTTGCTGAAAGACAAACCGACTGCGATCGCGGTGAAGTTCCCCTGGGGATCGGCGCAAATTCCACTGTCCGCAGAGCCATCATCGACAAGAACGCCCGGATCGGCTGCGATGTGCAAATCATCAACAAGGATCGGGTTGAGGAAGCCATGCGCGAAGATCTGGGATTCTATATTCGCAATGGCATTGTCGTCGTGTTCAAGAATGCCGTAATTCCTGACAATACGGTGATTTAG
- a CDS encoding AAA family ATPase: MNLAAGSVVQSRAIAIIVMIGLPGSGKSTLAAQLAREEPQQIISTDAIREKLFGDESIQGDWNLIQQEARQQLRQSIEAIQQGRIHSAVYDATNVRRRTRRQFLRQLRSLGFTHLTGLWVDTPLELCLERNQNRPRQVPSEVILRMHRQLTGAPPSLEEGFDRLVAARAP; the protein is encoded by the coding sequence ATGAACCTCGCTGCGGGATCTGTCGTGCAGAGTCGGGCGATCGCCATTATCGTTATGATTGGCTTGCCGGGAAGCGGTAAATCGACGTTGGCGGCACAGTTAGCCCGTGAGGAACCGCAACAGATTATCTCTACAGACGCGATTCGGGAAAAGCTGTTTGGCGACGAATCGATCCAGGGAGACTGGAATCTAATTCAGCAGGAAGCAAGGCAGCAGCTGCGGCAAAGTATTGAGGCAATTCAGCAGGGCAGGATTCATAGCGCAGTCTACGATGCAACCAACGTGCGGCGGCGTACCCGACGGCAATTTTTGAGACAGCTCCGATCGCTCGGCTTTACCCATCTCACCGGACTCTGGGTCGATACGCCGCTGGAACTATGTCTCGAACGAAACCAGAATCGACCGCGCCAGGTCCCCTCAGAAGTAATTTTGCGAATGCATCGGCAATTAACGGGGGCACCGCCCAGCCTGGAGGAGGGATTCGATCGGCTTGTCGCTGCGCGAGCGCCGTAG
- a CDS encoding aminopeptidase P family protein produces the protein MQTRLPSPQKPSPLQEILRQRRQQLAQQVSFPVVLWSGRQSSRNFPANPFPFRASSHFLYFAGLPIENAAIRLENGRLELFVDDPTPASILWHGETVRRDELAAQIGADAAYPFAQLKARLTDAATIPVQDAATRLQQSQLLDRMMAPASQLQERDRSLAEAIVQIRLIHDDGAIAELRKAAAVSVEAHGAGMAATLPGKTEAQIRAVMESVISSHNMTPAYGSIVTIQGEVLHNDRYHHRLNSGDLLLVDVGAEAESGWASDITRTLAVSGKFSPTQRDLYEVVLAAHDRCIEAVRPGVEYRSIHLLGAKVLAEGLVDLGILRGQPEDLVDRDAHSLFFPHGIGHLLGLDVHDMEDLGDLAGYALGRTRSDRFGLGYLRLDRTLQAGMAVTIEPGFYQVPAILNDPQRRETYRDLVNWERLSEFSDVRGIRIEDDVLVTEDGSEVLTADLPNGIEAIEQIVSGS, from the coding sequence ATGCAAACGCGCCTTCCCTCGCCTCAAAAGCCTTCCCCGCTTCAAGAAATATTGCGCCAGCGCAGACAGCAGCTTGCCCAGCAGGTTTCCTTTCCGGTCGTTCTGTGGTCGGGGCGGCAGAGTTCCCGCAACTTTCCGGCAAACCCTTTTCCCTTTCGCGCCAGCAGCCATTTTCTCTACTTTGCCGGACTGCCGATCGAAAATGCTGCCATTCGTCTAGAAAACGGTCGGCTAGAACTTTTTGTCGATGATCCGACTCCCGCAAGCATTCTCTGGCACGGGGAAACGGTGCGGCGAGACGAACTTGCGGCACAAATCGGAGCCGATGCCGCCTATCCCTTTGCCCAGCTCAAAGCTCGCCTAACGGACGCTGCCACCATTCCCGTCCAGGATGCCGCTACCCGACTCCAGCAATCCCAGCTGCTCGATCGCATGATGGCTCCGGCAAGCCAGCTTCAGGAACGCGATCGATCCCTGGCAGAGGCGATCGTCCAGATTCGGCTCATTCATGACGATGGGGCGATCGCAGAACTCCGGAAAGCCGCAGCCGTCAGCGTGGAGGCACACGGGGCAGGCATGGCAGCTACCCTACCGGGAAAAACCGAGGCACAGATTCGCGCCGTGATGGAAAGCGTGATCTCTTCCCACAACATGACCCCGGCTTACGGCAGTATTGTCACGATCCAGGGGGAAGTGCTGCACAACGATCGCTATCACCACAGGCTAAATTCCGGCGATCTGCTGCTGGTAGATGTGGGTGCTGAGGCGGAGTCGGGCTGGGCATCGGATATTACGCGCACCTTGGCAGTATCCGGAAAATTCTCCCCGACCCAACGGGATTTGTATGAAGTTGTTTTGGCGGCACACGATCGCTGTATCGAGGCAGTCCGTCCCGGCGTGGAATACCGATCGATTCATCTGCTGGGGGCAAAGGTTCTGGCAGAGGGCTTGGTCGATCTGGGCATTCTCAGGGGTCAGCCGGAGGATCTGGTCGATCGGGATGCCCATTCGCTGTTTTTTCCCCACGGCATCGGTCACTTGCTGGGGCTGGATGTCCACGATATGGAAGACCTGGGCGACTTAGCAGGCTACGCGCTTGGCAGAACTCGCAGCGATCGCTTTGGTTTGGGTTACTTAAGACTCGATCGCACCCTCCAGGCAGGCATGGCAGTCACGATCGAACCCGGCTTCTATCAGGTTCCCGCTATCCTCAACGACCCGCAGCGACGCGAAACCTACCGGGATCTGGTGAACTGGGAGCGGCTGAGCGAATTTTCTGACGTGCGCGGTATTCGGATTGAGGACGATGTGCTGGTGACGGAAGACGGTTCTGAAGTGCTGACGGCGGATTTGCCGAACGGGATTGAAGCGATCGAGCAGATTGTCAGTGGCAGCTAG
- a CDS encoding S-layer homology domain-containing protein: MKRGKISPHRLWIRGRRHFIILSCTSLGLCLGYMERAARSSGTVPNSASRSASGFSDIGNHWAQASIQAVTDRQILQGYSDRTFRPDDRLTGAEFAKVMPIVFPNAKSNAKSNSTFQLSQPIPRSQIMAGLAEASESQPPVNPMETLQLYFEDAEAIPEETREAVAIAIQQDWVISYPDVRRFEPARNVTRGEMAAILCRVLKLTDAVPLTYATRSLGVYDLKNSVTVAYAQWRGSARLMRDIQALLAQFGLYPGDRINGEYSAETEQGLIAFCDFYGLPHMKTGVLDGKFGWSLTQADPIDYLLSSADRNAIYREFLGQRAIYSRGAGSSPYSAEIPQFPDRLSLKPDEKTPDGRTIVSLGDSLILKGTDKQVYFNPFPSLGTLPAIDQSGLDFLHPDITEACLCVGSFVNGELQTHWLGRNALESVELWSTTKIIAPMRVVSEANAVQPNAKMRDSLIRSIGSRGGHGFYNLAVDLVSYQNTIASSNAVAATFKQFFTPPELEAWLRNLTGNPHLIFRGRYGEDPLFWNPELWNQPDGKIILKPAYSDHFSHNALSTCDLARLMAMLGWHNHLPTAARLPQAKWDSLETLVRAMGTDTARYIDAAIDRLRIGHILQAPVILSKVGLGRSQVRNRTELCYVALVWFLDTRHASRKESQGDRPGNPAVLRTFSLALRAAKGLNHAGEETRHLDARMATEVTEILRRILTQELA; the protein is encoded by the coding sequence ATGAAACGAGGCAAAATCAGTCCCCATCGCCTCTGGATCAGGGGTCGTCGTCACTTCATTATTTTGAGCTGTACCTCGCTGGGTTTGTGCCTGGGATATATGGAACGGGCGGCGCGAAGTAGCGGTACAGTCCCGAATTCCGCTTCCCGCTCAGCCTCAGGTTTTTCCGATATTGGGAATCACTGGGCACAAGCTTCGATTCAGGCTGTAACCGATCGCCAAATCCTCCAGGGTTACTCAGACCGAACATTTCGACCGGACGATCGCCTTACCGGAGCGGAGTTTGCCAAGGTGATGCCGATCGTCTTTCCCAACGCGAAGTCCAACGCGAAGTCCAACAGCACATTTCAATTGAGTCAGCCAATCCCGCGTTCTCAGATAATGGCTGGGTTAGCAGAGGCAAGCGAATCTCAACCGCCTGTGAATCCAATGGAAACTCTGCAACTCTACTTTGAGGATGCGGAGGCAATTCCAGAAGAAACGCGGGAAGCAGTGGCGATCGCAATTCAGCAGGATTGGGTGATTAGCTATCCGGATGTGCGGCGGTTCGAGCCTGCCCGAAATGTGACGCGGGGGGAAATGGCGGCAATTTTGTGTCGGGTTCTCAAGCTGACGGATGCCGTACCGCTCACTTACGCCACTCGCAGTTTAGGCGTGTATGACCTGAAGAATTCCGTCACCGTTGCCTATGCCCAGTGGCGCGGCAGTGCCCGGCTCATGCGCGATATTCAGGCGTTGCTTGCCCAATTCGGTCTGTATCCAGGCGATCGCATTAACGGAGAATACAGCGCTGAAACCGAACAGGGACTCATTGCCTTTTGTGACTTCTATGGACTGCCCCACATGAAGACGGGTGTGCTGGACGGCAAATTTGGCTGGAGCCTTACCCAGGCTGACCCGATCGATTACCTGCTGTCGTCCGCCGATCGAAACGCCATCTATCGAGAATTTTTGGGTCAAAGAGCGATTTACAGTCGCGGAGCTGGCAGTTCGCCCTACTCTGCCGAGATTCCGCAGTTTCCCGATCGCCTCAGCCTCAAGCCCGATGAAAAAACGCCCGATGGAAGGACGATCGTCTCCCTGGGCGACAGTTTAATTTTGAAAGGAACCGATAAACAGGTTTACTTTAATCCGTTTCCCAGCCTGGGAACATTGCCCGCGATCGATCAATCGGGTTTGGACTTCCTGCATCCCGACATTACCGAAGCTTGTCTGTGCGTGGGTAGCTTTGTCAACGGAGAACTGCAAACCCACTGGCTCGGTAGGAATGCCCTGGAGAGCGTAGAACTCTGGAGTACCACCAAAATCATTGCTCCAATGCGGGTCGTCTCCGAAGCCAACGCCGTTCAACCAAACGCAAAGATGCGCGATTCCCTGATTCGATCAATCGGCAGTCGAGGTGGGCATGGCTTTTACAATCTGGCGGTTGATCTGGTCAGCTATCAAAATACGATCGCCTCCTCCAATGCGGTTGCTGCCACCTTCAAGCAGTTCTTTACGCCGCCGGAATTAGAGGCATGGCTGCGAAACCTGACGGGCAACCCTCACCTGATCTTTCGAGGACGTTATGGAGAAGATCCGCTGTTCTGGAATCCCGAACTCTGGAATCAGCCGGACGGCAAGATTATCCTCAAGCCTGCCTACAGCGATCACTTCAGCCACAATGCTCTTTCTACCTGCGATCTGGCGCGACTGATGGCAATGCTGGGCTGGCACAACCATTTACCGACGGCAGCACGACTTCCTCAGGCAAAATGGGACAGCCTGGAAACCCTGGTGCGGGCAATGGGTACAGATACGGCTCGCTATATCGACGCGGCGATCGATCGTCTGCGGATCGGTCACATTCTCCAGGCTCCCGTGATTCTGTCTAAAGTCGGCTTGGGTCGCAGCCAGGTTCGGAACCGTACGGAGCTATGCTACGTGGCACTCGTCTGGTTTCTGGATACGAGGCACGCTTCGCGCAAGGAAAGCCAGGGCGATCGTCCCGGAAACCCTGCTGTTCTGCGGACGTTTAGCCTGGCACTACGGGCGGCGAAGGGTCTCAATCACGCAGGCGAAGAAACTCGACATCTGGACGCGAGGATGGCAACAGAAGTCACCGAAATTCTGCGGCGCATCCTGACCCAGGAACTCGCATGA
- a CDS encoding amino acid ABC transporter ATP-binding protein gives MPVLDADYYQFVPPPLIELANDFMETTPAITFEQVEKNFGALRVLRGINGSIQSGEVVAVIGSSGCGKSTLLRCFNRLETINGGRLIVNGMDLSHPNLSTGELRQLRAEVGMVFQQFNLFPHMTVLDNLTLAPRKALNVSPKEATHLARHYLDKVGLLEKANAYPDQLSGGQKQRVAIARSLCMRPKIMLFDEPTSALDPELVGEVLATMQQLAEEGMTMVIVTHEMAFAREVADRVLFLNQGQVEEEGPARQVLTYPKSDRLKAFLSRMSFAKA, from the coding sequence ATGCCTGTTCTGGACGCAGATTATTATCAGTTCGTTCCTCCGCCCCTCATCGAACTCGCAAACGACTTCATGGAAACCACCCCTGCAATCACATTCGAGCAAGTTGAAAAAAATTTTGGTGCCCTGCGCGTCCTTCGAGGCATTAACGGCTCAATCCAGTCGGGCGAAGTGGTCGCAGTGATTGGCTCCTCTGGCTGCGGCAAAAGTACACTGCTGCGCTGTTTCAACCGTCTGGAAACAATTAACGGCGGGCGCTTGATTGTCAACGGCATGGATTTGTCGCACCCAAATCTGAGTACGGGCGAGTTGCGGCAATTGCGGGCAGAAGTGGGAATGGTGTTTCAGCAGTTTAATCTCTTCCCCCACATGACCGTCCTGGACAATCTGACGCTGGCTCCCCGCAAGGCGCTGAACGTTTCGCCCAAGGAAGCTACCCATCTGGCACGGCATTACCTGGACAAGGTGGGACTGCTAGAAAAAGCCAACGCCTATCCCGATCAGCTTTCCGGCGGACAGAAACAGCGGGTTGCCATTGCCCGATCGCTTTGTATGCGTCCAAAAATCATGCTGTTCGATGAACCCACCTCTGCCCTCGACCCGGAGCTGGTGGGCGAAGTGCTTGCCACCATGCAGCAGCTTGCCGAAGAAGGCATGACGATGGTGATTGTGACCCACGAAATGGCATTTGCCCGCGAGGTTGCCGATCGGGTGCTGTTCCTGAATCAGGGGCAGGTGGAGGAAGAAGGTCCGGCAAGGCAGGTATTGACCTATCCCAAGAGCGATCGACTGAAGGCGTTTTTGAGCCGGATGAGTTTTGCGAAGGCGTAG
- a CDS encoding ABC transporter substrate-binding protein, producing the protein MTGRKLRPDRLLGTGLIGLLAAGCQSTDGFGDRLLSNPFEDQSNLEQRIAAQPQSENGLKLGAMLPATGELGQLGRPMLQTLPLLVDTVNRCGGVNQTFVSLVLENQVAQPLEGAVALTKLVEGNRVSAVVGAFSNEVTAAALPVAVQDKVLLISPASSSPALTDRAEQGTFKDFWARTIPSDRQQGVALARLAEKRGFRDVAIVSVNRPEAIALAQSFTTAFEKQGGTVRDKTQPLRYNPGTDPLTLEELAYAAFAPFDPPDAVLAILDRNGGASLMQSAIQLGLTQGIPVMLTDAVRMDAFLQRVGKASNGTSLLTGAIGTAPAADGPGYADLAKLWQEQFGGSPSSLVAQTWDAAALVLLAAQAAKSNSREGIASKLRQVANPPGKTVTNVCEGLALLKQGQEINYDGASGKVDINAAGDVQGSYEVWAINEKGQFDAIDRIRLEP; encoded by the coding sequence TTGACCGGGCGGAAACTTCGCCCCGATCGCCTTCTTGGCACTGGACTGATCGGACTCCTCGCAGCGGGATGTCAGTCTACGGATGGATTTGGCGATCGTCTCCTCAGCAATCCTTTTGAAGATCAGTCCAACCTGGAACAGCGGATCGCAGCCCAGCCCCAGAGCGAGAACGGTTTGAAGCTGGGAGCCATGCTGCCCGCAACCGGAGAGCTAGGGCAACTCGGACGCCCGATGCTCCAGACGTTACCGCTGTTGGTGGACACGGTGAACCGCTGCGGCGGCGTGAATCAGACCTTTGTTTCCCTGGTGCTGGAAAATCAGGTCGCTCAACCCCTGGAAGGCGCAGTCGCACTCACCAAACTGGTAGAAGGCAATCGTGTCAGTGCGGTCGTGGGGGCATTTTCCAATGAAGTGACAGCGGCAGCTTTGCCCGTCGCCGTTCAGGATAAGGTGCTGCTCATTTCGCCCGCCAGCAGCAGTCCCGCTTTAACCGATCGGGCGGAGCAGGGAACGTTCAAAGATTTCTGGGCAAGGACGATTCCCTCCGATCGACAGCAGGGAGTTGCGCTGGCAAGGTTAGCGGAAAAACGGGGCTTTCGGGACGTGGCAATCGTCAGCGTTAATCGTCCAGAGGCAATCGCACTGGCGCAGTCCTTTACAACAGCATTTGAAAAACAGGGCGGCACCGTGCGGGACAAAACCCAACCGCTGCGCTACAACCCCGGCACCGATCCGCTAACCCTGGAAGAACTTGCCTACGCAGCCTTTGCTCCCTTCGATCCCCCCGATGCAGTGCTGGCAATCCTCGATCGCAATGGAGGCGCTTCTCTGATGCAATCAGCAATTCAGCTTGGACTGACCCAGGGGATTCCAGTGATGCTAACCGATGCCGTGCGAATGGATGCCTTTCTTCAGCGAGTCGGCAAAGCCAGCAATGGCACCTCTTTACTCACGGGCGCGATCGGGACAGCCCCCGCTGCCGATGGTCCTGGATACGCCGATTTGGCGAAACTCTGGCAAGAGCAGTTTGGAGGTTCACCCAGCTCCCTGGTTGCCCAAACCTGGGATGCTGCCGCCCTCGTCCTGCTTGCCGCCCAGGCAGCCAAATCAAATAGTCGCGAAGGCATTGCGTCGAAACTCAGGCAGGTCGCCAATCCCCCAGGTAAAACCGTCACGAATGTCTGTGAGGGATTAGCCCTGCTCAAACAGGGGCAGGAAATCAACTATGACGGGGCGAGCGGCAAAGTCGATATTAATGCGGCGGGAGACGTGCAGGGCAGCTACGAGGTCTGGGCGATCAATGAAAAAGGGCAGTTTGACGCGATCGATCGAATTCGTCTTGAACCGTGA